In Papaver somniferum cultivar HN1 chromosome 9, ASM357369v1, whole genome shotgun sequence, the genomic stretch TGCCGTTGCCGCCAAAAGACTACAGAGAACTTTATTTGGTAAGATCACTTCATAGTGTATGCAACAGATGTATCAACGTGAATATTGTTAGAAAATAATGGAGCAGATCAATGCACATTATTGGTGGGTTTGAGTAGTGGACTAAACAGAACTACTGCAGTTCACAACTGTCATCAAAGTACCTCCTTCTGTGAATTAACCTAACCTTACTttcaaaattaaattaaatcccAATAAAAGTTACGGTTAGGTTTGGTTAGTCGAGTCCAACTGTAAAATCATCACGGTTGGTTTATCCAAAGTCTAACTCAACcgtaaattaattatttttttacttattttttttttctttttcgttatATAGGATTTTTACGATTAGATTTTACAAGATTTGGTCAACCGTAAGTTCATCTGTTACAGTACCAAACCGTAAAATCACATTCAATTTAGTTATTCTTTTGAGTTACGTTTAAGAGTTCTTAGTTTCCCAACCGTAACAGATTCAAAGAATAAATTTACAGTTAAGAAATTAACAATACCTGATCTGATCGTAAATGGTTCTGCAAACCTAATTTTTTCACTGATTTCAATTAACCCATCTATTTAAAACGTAATTGGTTTGTTGATTGCCATTATTTTTTCTATCAACGATAATAAGTTTCTTGAATCACCAaatattaatcgaagacgatgaaatgatttcgatttttttcttttaaaagtgaAGAATTTActgttggtgaagaagaggaagtttagaagaagaagatgaacggaTTTTAAagttaaaattaggttttgattttagtttttaggtttttattttaaattgagGGTAATTTAGATATTTACTATTGCATCAAGACATCCCATAACCAATTTTTTAGTTACTAAGAATTgatgtgaagcccctctattagaATGTGAAGCCCCAATAATAAGCTTCTTATCTTGTGCGTTCAAATGAATGGCTGCTATTACAACCgtaattcttcatcttcttcactgcTATATAAGAGCTTCCTGAATAGTGAATGTGGATGTTTCATATGTGGTGTCACTTTTAAGATATCATGTATGtgtaaaatcctaaatattaggaaatgatcaaatttatctccaaaccATAAAGTTTTATATCCCTTTTTTTACTTATTTATAGGTACATGATTGATTAAAaatattactattttttatttaatgatttttattaataaaagtgtgactaggacgggaagacatcctctaagtgaacgtctaaaactagaggttcacttagaggatgtctaaTTATTTTTTTGCCACATCATCCTCACATCAAtgagttggagatgattttttataaataCGGTTGTGTATCCTATGTGGATGAAGACTTTTTTTCTTCAcgcacattccattggagaagctctaagaacCACTGATAAAACCTAATTCTGTGAACAGGACGGTATTAGTTTTTGAAAGTGAGAAACTGTTCTTGTTTTTCCCTTTGCCAATAATTTTGGGCTCCCAGCAGTTGGACTTTCCCAATGATCTATAACATCACCGGTGACCGTAATAACATGGATTATCTAATGAACATTCTGCGGCAATTGCACAATTAAATCCACAACTACTCTTAGCTTTTCTCTGATACTTCCATGTATGACATTGAAAGTTCTTTTACATTTCCCCAAAGCGACGTTCCTCTAGAGAACTTAGTTCTCTACACCACTGTAGGGAAGAAAAATGCTTAATTTCGTTACTGTTAAATGAAAAACTCCCACTGTCACCTACTGACATGCTCCTTTGATTCTTTCTGCGATTATGCCTGCCGTAAATCATTATAGTCAAAGGCATATCCAGTATCCTTAATGCTTGAACAGACTGCGGTTTTCTCCATAAGTAATATGGCCTCTTCATATGCAGGACATCCCTTTTCAAACTAAAGCTAAACTCAGAAGcttctagactttgtctattttcCTAATTTTGTTGCAGCTGTGTTGCGTTTATTGCTTTGCTTAGTAATTCTATTTTTAGTTAACTTATTCTTTTAGAGTTTTACTCTTTTTATATTCTTGTTCACGCCTATATATACAAGCTTAGTTTGTTCTTTGAGATACACATTATTACTATCAAGAATATTTTTATCAAGCTATTGTTTTTCAGTTCTTAACTTCTTTCTCACGTTTATCATTCTTTTTCGATTCTAAACCTCTTTTCATTTCTCTGCAATCTCCGTATTGCCTTCATCCAGTTCGTTCTCCATTAGTTGGTATCTTTCGGCAGTAGAATAGTTTTTTATCTGTTCTTAGATCATGATTTCGCTTCCGTAAccctttatttttatcaaaaacaaaacaaagatatCTAACTTCTCAACCTGTCATGGCAGATGCTTTAGAAAcaaggtttgttggtattgagaATTTACAAAAGTAGTTCAATGATAAATTGAAAAAGCTAGAAGATTTACCTACTCATATGTCTAATCTTATGAAGTTCCTTGGGTATAAACCAGAAGATATTCCTGAGTCTTCTACAAAGCACTTAGAAGATGATGAGGTTAAATCTAATGGTCATAATACTAATGGTGGTATTCCTGATAATGTTTTAGAGGGACTGAAGAAACCTAAACAACATCGAGCTTATGTTCTCAATCCAAACAAGAAATCTTTGGAGTTACAGGAAGACAGTGATGCAGAAGACACTAGAGAGGATGAGATACAAAGACATTGGATTGAAGAAAGACGAATACGTACTGGACAGACTCCATACAGTTCTTTACCAGAATACAAGTTAAAAGCAGACATACCTTCTTTTAATGGATGTTTCAAAATTGAGGAGTTACTAGACTGGCTTTATGAAGCTGAGGCTTTCTTTGAGTTCATGGACATTCCTGAAGATTCTAAAGTTAAGCTTGTAGCTTATAAACTTAAAGGTGGAGCTGCTGCTTGGTGGGAGAAGATTTGTGAAGATAGACGCAATTCTCATAAACACCCTATACGTACTTAGACACGAATGCGCAAGATGATACGAGCTAAATTTTTACCAAGTGACTACAAACAACAACTCTTTGTTAAACTGCAGAATTGTCAACAAGGATCTCGTCTTGTAGAAGAATATGTTGCTGAGTTTTATAACTTACTTGCCAGGAatgaaattaatgaatctgaAGAACAATTGGTAGCGCGTTTTATTGAAGGATTGAATAGATTGATTCAAAACAACATGACTCAATCTTATTTTACTATGGTTGAAGCTATTCAACAAGCTAGTAAGATCGAAAAAAGACTCGTTAAAGCTTCCAAAACTTCTCAGTTTCGTCCTCCGCGGTTTAATTCGAAGAATAAACCACAACAATTTTCAGGTAATACTTCTCAAGATACTTATGTTTCGTCTCCTCCAAGTTATAACTATGAAAATGAGTTTACACCCCGACCTCAACGTCCAACACATCCACCAGTGAATTTcagtttctctcaatcaccaCTTCCTGCTAATTCTTCTCCAATTTTACCAAGTCCATCTGAGAATTATCCTATCCAAAAACACCCATCAAAATCTTCTGCAATTCTATTTTCGAATAGGAACCAACAAAAATTTCCTCCTCCTACTAAACCCACAAATTTATATTCTAAATTTAGAGGTGAGAAGTGCAACAAGTGTAATCAAGTTGGTCATTCTTCTTCTGATTGTCGACGTTTTAATGGTTTTATTGGAGACACTTCTGTCTATgacaataaagaaaaaaaacaagtagatgatgatgaggatgaagtAGACGATTATCCAGATTTACATGAAATCTATGGTGACCATTTAGTGGGTATGATTCGTCCACTCTTGCTTAATCATCCTTGTTATTCTCAAATACATAGCATATTTAAAACAAAGTGTTTTATTGGAGGGAAAGTTTGTGATATGATTATTGACAGTGGTAGTGTTGATAATTACATCTCCTCTATGATGGTCGAGAAGCTAGGATTACCTGTTACTCCACACCCTCATCCTTATTATGTGGGATGGGTAACAAGTTATACTACTCAGCAAATTACACATCAATGTGTAGTTACTTTCTCTTTTGTGGGTTTTGAAGATTCCGTTTTATGTGATGTGATAGACATGAATGCAACACACCTTCTTCTTGGAAGACCATGGAAATATGATGTTCGTGCTGTGCATAATTTTTTTGAAAACACATACACATTTTACAAGAAAGGTAAACAGAAAGTTCTTCATCCGTCTAGGTCTTCTTCTGTGATCAAGGAACATAGTGCTGATAAGACAAGTGCTTTGGTGGCTACAATATCACGATGTTTACATTCCACTAATACTTTAAGTTCTCATGAATACAGAAAGTCAATGATAGCAGTTCCGGTTCAGGTCCAACCTTTATTATCTAAGTattctgaattatttcctaaagaatTACCTGTCACTTTACCACCTTTGAGAGATATACAACATTGCATAGACTTCATACCTGGAGCCTCTTTACCTAATCAAGCTCACTATAGGTTAATTCGAACTGAAAATGAAATTTTACAGGGGCAAGTAAATGATt encodes the following:
- the LOC113311530 gene encoding uncharacterized protein LOC113311530, with translation MRKMIRAKFLPSDYKQQLFVKLQNCQQGSRLVEEYVAEFYNLLARNEINESEEQLVARFIEGLNRLIQNNMTQSYFTMVEAIQQASKIEKRLVKASKTSQFRPPRFNSKNKPQQFSGNTSQDTYVSSPPSYNYENEFTPRPQRPTHPPVNFSFSQSPLPANSSPILPSPSENYPIQKHPSKSSAILFSNRNQQKFPPPTKPTNLYSKFRGEKCNKCNQVGHSSSDCRRFNGFIGDTSVYDNKEKKQVDDDEDEVDDYPDLHEIYGDHLVGMIRPLLLNHPCYSQIHSIFKTKCFIGGKVCDMIIDSGSVDNYISSMMVEKLGLPVTPHPHPYYVGWVTSYTTQQITHQCVVTFSFVGFEDSVLCDVIDMNATHLLLGRPWKYDVRAVHNFFENTYTFYKKGKQKVLHPSRSSSVIKEHSADKTSALVATISRCLHSTNTLSSHEYRKSMIAVPVQVQPLLSKYSELFPKELPVTLPPLRDIQHCIDFIPGASLPNQAHYRLIRTENEILQGQVNDLLCKGLIRPSNSPCACPTFLVSKKDNGWRMCIDCRALNRITIPYRFPIPRIEDMIDLLSGSIIFTKFDLRSGYHQIRIREGDEWKTAFKTR